A stretch of Babylonia areolata isolate BAREFJ2019XMU chromosome 23, ASM4173473v1, whole genome shotgun sequence DNA encodes these proteins:
- the LOC143298228 gene encoding uncharacterized protein LOC143298228: MDFSWKQLECTGDKPLPRSSHSVDVINRTVYVIGGEHEPRVPISSAVWSLDMSGRTWEEVTTTGDVPSARNAHASAVVGACIYIFGGRQGIAMGERSLADLYKLDTSTNTWTQVTMTGPVPEARSYHSMAAIGATIYVFGGCTKAGRLNDLHAFDTLTGLWRSLPSSPDIPSRGGAGFTAIGRKLYVLGGFSGKEMGDVHEFDTEASQWRQITATPSLPPRSVFGVASLGRKIVVVGGEVDTSSQGHAGAGQFTDEVYVLDTEDEGRGWRRVAPKGEPVSPRGWFSASAVTEDSLVVFGGNSPDNSRLNDVFLLEQLCE, translated from the exons TTCTCATGGAAACAATTGGAGTGCACAGGCGACAAGCCTTTACCACGCAGCAGCCATTCTGTTGACGTCATCAACCGAACTGTTTACGTCATCGGCGGGGAGCACGAGCCACGCGTTCCAATCAGCAGCGCTGTGTGGAGTCTGGACATGAGCGGCAGAACGTGGGAGGAAGTGACGACCACCGGTGACGTCCCTTCCGCCAGAAACGCTCATGCCTCGGCCGTGGTTGGGGCCTGCATCTACATCTTTGGTGGGAG acaGGGGATCGCCATGGGGGAGAGGTCTCTGGCTGACCTGTACAAACTGGACACGTCCACCAACACATGGACCCAGGTCACTATGACCGGGCCTGTCCCCGAAGCCAGGAGCTACCACTCCATGGCGGCCATCGGCGCCACTATCTACGTCTTCGGTGGATGCACCAAGGCCGGGAGACTCAATGATTTGCACGCCTTTGACACCCTCACCGGATTGTGGCGAAGTTTGCCGAGTTCTCCCGACATCCCGAGCAGAGGCGGGGCAGGTTTCACGGCCATTGGGCGGAAGTTGTACGTGCTGGGAGGGTTTTCGGGTAAGGAGATGGGAGACGTGCATGAGTTCGACACGGAGGCCTCACAGTGGCGTCAGATCACTGCCACGCCTTCACTTCCGCCTCGTAGCGTGTTCGGGGTGGCCTCCCTTGGCAGGAAAATCGTCGTGGTTGGGGGAGAGGTGGACACGTCGTCTCAGGGCCACGCTGGGGCGGGTCAGTTTACGGATGAAGTGTACGTGCTGGACACagaggatgaggggagagggtggaggagagtggcGCCGAAAGGAGAACCGGTATCTCCCAGAGGATGGTTCTCGGCTTCAGCCGTCACCGAGGATTCTCTGGTTGTCTTTGGAGGGAACTCGCCCGATAACTCCCGTCTGAACGACGTTTTTCTCCTGGAGCAGCTTTGTGAATGA